One Rana temporaria unplaced genomic scaffold, aRanTem1.1, whole genome shotgun sequence DNA segment encodes these proteins:
- the LOC120922182 gene encoding histone H1A-like, with protein sequence MTETESAPAAAPPAEPAAKKKPAKKAAAGGAKKGSKKPSGPSVSELLLQAVAASKERSGVSLAALKKVLAAGGYDVEKNNSRLKAGIRGLVTKGSLVQVKGHGASGSFKINKKQQEGDKAKKIANKKPSAAAKSPKKPAAAKKPAKSPKKKAPSKAAKSPKKVAKSPKKAAKKPAKPAAAPAKKATKSPKKPKAAAKPKKAAKSPAKKAAKPKTAAKPKRAAPKKR encoded by the coding sequence ATGACAGAGACTGAAAGCGCCCCAGCCGCCGCTCCTCCAGCGGAGCCCGCCGCCAAGAAGAAGCCGGCTAAGAAAGCAGCAGCCGGAGGAGCCAAGAAAGGCAGCAAGAAGCCGTCCGGTCCCAGCGTGTCCGAGCTCCTCCTCCAAGCAGTGGCCGCTTCCAAAGAGCGCAGCGGGGTCTCCCTGGCCGCCCTCAAGAAGGTCCTGGCCGCCGGAGGATACGATGTGGAGAAGAACAACAGCCGCCTCAAGGCCGGCATCAGGGGGCTGGTGACTAAGGGGAGCCTCGTCCAGGTCAAAGGACATGGCGCCTCCGGATCCTTCAAGATCAACAAGAAGCAGCAAGAGGGCGACAAGGCCAAGAAAATCGCCAACAAGAAGCCATCGGCTGCGGCCAAGTCCCCCAAGAAACCTGCGGCAGCCAAGAAGCCGGCCAAGTCCCCCAAGAAGAAAGCCCCCAGCAAAGCGGCCAAGAGCCCCAAGAAGGTCGCCAAGAGCCCCAAGAAGGCCGCCAAGAAACCGGCAAAGCCTGCAGCTGCTCCCGCCAAGAAGGCAACAAAGAGCCCCAAAAAGCCCAAAGCTGCAGCCAAGCCGAAAAAAGCCGCCAAAAGTCCGGCTAAGAAGGCGGCTAAGCCTAAGACAGCAGCCAAGCCCAAGAGGGCCGCTCCGAAGAAGAGATAA